One stretch of Lysobacter sp. KIS68-7 DNA includes these proteins:
- a CDS encoding ABC transporter substrate-binding protein produces the protein MKRSQSATRVSLRGLTYQALTVAAFVAATAPALVHAQAATPAAAPAAAATTQGTPSQLVLANSNRIVATLEKRRSEFKSNPAALDKFISTEFNTMFDRDYAARLVLGRHGRGASDADVKLFADALADSLMSRYGSALLSFDTGLKVRVKSETPLRGGAIVKVSSEYLRAGGQTTPVDYLMRKTGANWQVFDVMVEGVSFVQTFRNQFDAPLNNKSIKQVAADLRAGKMQADAAQ, from the coding sequence ATGAAGCGTTCGCAATCCGCCACTCGCGTGTCCCTGCGCGGGCTGACCTACCAGGCCCTCACCGTCGCTGCGTTCGTCGCCGCAACGGCGCCGGCGCTCGTGCATGCGCAGGCCGCCACGCCGGCTGCCGCACCGGCCGCCGCCGCCACCACGCAGGGCACGCCGAGCCAGCTCGTGCTGGCCAACAGCAACCGCATCGTGGCCACGCTCGAAAAGCGCCGCAGCGAGTTCAAGTCGAACCCCGCCGCGCTCGACAAGTTCATCTCCACCGAATTCAACACGATGTTCGACCGCGACTACGCGGCGCGCCTCGTGCTCGGCCGTCACGGCCGCGGCGCGTCGGATGCCGACGTGAAGCTGTTCGCCGACGCGCTGGCCGACAGCCTGATGTCCCGTTACGGCTCGGCGCTCCTGAGCTTCGACACCGGCCTGAAGGTGCGCGTGAAGTCGGAAACACCGCTGCGCGGCGGCGCGATCGTCAAGGTGTCCAGCGAGTATCTGCGCGCGGGCGGCCAGACCACGCCGGTCGACTACCTGATGCGCAAGACCGGTGCGAACTGGCAGGTGTTCGACGTGATGGTCGAAGGCGTGTCCTTCGTGCAGACCTTCCGCAACCAGTTCGATGCGCCGTTGAACAACAAGTCGATCAAGCAGGTCGCCGCCGACCTGCGTGCCGGCAAGATGCAGGCCGATGCGGCCCAATGA
- a CDS encoding MlaE family lipid ABC transporter permease subunit, which produces MPFVAATRSLGAAGLFALSVLRASKPTRDFFAELTREIYKIGARSLPIVAAGGAFVGLSVTLLGYRALETYGATGQVSALLGLGLYRELGPVLTALLFVGRAGSSIAAELGLMRATDQITALGLMAIDPVAKTVAPRFWAAVLCVPLLTAFFISLAVTAGYFEAVHVIGIDGGTFWQTMKDSVDFHDDFLVAFIKAAIFGATSALVAAYVGFHAEPTIEGTSVATTRAVVNASLLVLMFNFVLSALLFRS; this is translated from the coding sequence ATGCCCTTCGTTGCCGCCACCCGGTCGCTCGGCGCCGCCGGCCTGTTCGCCCTGTCGGTGCTGCGCGCGTCGAAGCCGACCCGTGATTTTTTCGCAGAGCTCACCCGCGAGATCTACAAGATCGGTGCGCGTTCGCTGCCGATCGTGGCCGCGGGCGGTGCATTCGTGGGCCTGTCGGTCACGTTGCTCGGCTATCGCGCGCTGGAAACCTACGGTGCGACGGGCCAGGTGAGCGCGTTGCTCGGCCTGGGCCTGTATCGCGAACTCGGGCCGGTGCTCACGGCGCTGCTGTTCGTCGGGCGCGCCGGTTCGTCGATCGCGGCCGAACTCGGCCTGATGCGCGCGACCGACCAGATCACCGCGCTCGGCCTGATGGCGATCGATCCGGTGGCCAAGACCGTCGCGCCGCGCTTCTGGGCCGCGGTACTGTGCGTGCCGCTGCTGACCGCGTTCTTCATCAGCCTGGCGGTCACCGCCGGCTACTTCGAAGCCGTGCACGTGATCGGCATCGACGGCGGCACGTTCTGGCAGACGATGAAGGACAGCGTCGATTTCCACGACGATTTCCTCGTCGCCTTCATCAAGGCTGCGATCTTCGGCGCGACGTCCGCGCTGGTCGCCGCCTACGTCGGTTTCCACGCCGAACCGACGATCGAGGGCACCTCGGTCGCCACCACCCGCGCGGTCGTCAATGCCTCGCTGCTGGTGCTGATGTTCAATTTCGTCCTTTCCGCCTTGTTGTTCAGGAGCTGA
- a CDS encoding STAS domain-containing protein: MRPNDAPAGVTRDGDTLVFSGVLSRDAVASLWPRALAQVAGVRRFSLDAVPSVDSAGLALLAELASRAGGGITVAGAPRGLAELRSAYRLDAALAFAAA, encoded by the coding sequence ATGCGGCCCAATGACGCCCCGGCCGGCGTGACGCGCGATGGGGACACGCTCGTGTTCTCCGGCGTGTTGTCCCGCGATGCCGTTGCGTCCCTCTGGCCACGTGCGCTGGCACAGGTGGCCGGCGTTCGCCGGTTCTCGCTGGACGCCGTACCGTCGGTGGACAGCGCCGGGCTCGCGCTGCTGGCCGAACTTGCCTCGCGCGCCGGCGGCGGGATCACCGTGGCCGGTGCACCGCGGGGCCTGGCCGAACTGCGCAGTGCGTATCGGCTGGATGCGGCGCTCGCCTTCGCCGCCGCCTGA
- a CDS encoding class I SAM-dependent rRNA methyltransferase produces MDALALPTVRLRNAWRSSHPWIFQKLVEKPPTKPKPGSLVDVFGVEGDWVGRGFYNGHSRIAIRLLEADQDIAVDADWFARKIAEAVRLRRDILQLDKVSDAWRVVHSEGDGLSGLVVDRYADLLVVEFFSAGMFRHREWIYDALRAQFPGCRFHAFADEHVQKQESFDFRGSEPAAPATITEHGIRFRADPAGAHKTGFFADQRDNREWLSHLCTGKRVLDLCCNTGGFAVYASARGATEVVGIDIDNDVIEIAKANARLNNVRPRFVQADIFPWLRDAGNNGEQFDVVILDPAKMTRDREQVIPALKKYLDMNKLALGVVKPGGLFATFSCTGLVSEEQFLDMLRRAAFYAGRTVQVLKVSGAGADHPFLAQVQESRYLKAAFCRVLD; encoded by the coding sequence ATGGACGCCCTCGCACTCCCCACCGTCCGCCTGCGCAACGCCTGGCGGTCCTCGCATCCCTGGATTTTCCAGAAGCTCGTCGAAAAACCCCCGACCAAGCCCAAGCCCGGCAGTCTCGTCGATGTCTTCGGCGTGGAAGGCGACTGGGTCGGCCGCGGCTTCTACAACGGGCACTCGCGCATCGCCATCCGCCTGCTCGAGGCCGACCAGGACATCGCCGTCGACGCCGACTGGTTCGCCCGCAAGATCGCCGAGGCCGTGCGCCTGCGTCGCGACATCCTGCAGCTCGACAAGGTGAGCGACGCCTGGCGCGTCGTTCATTCGGAAGGCGACGGCCTGAGCGGACTCGTCGTCGATCGCTATGCGGACCTGCTGGTCGTCGAATTCTTCAGCGCAGGCATGTTCCGCCACCGCGAGTGGATCTACGACGCGTTGCGCGCGCAGTTCCCCGGCTGCCGCTTCCATGCCTTCGCCGATGAACACGTGCAGAAGCAGGAGTCCTTCGACTTCCGCGGCTCCGAGCCTGCGGCGCCGGCGACGATCACCGAGCACGGCATCCGTTTCCGCGCCGATCCCGCGGGCGCGCACAAGACCGGCTTCTTCGCCGACCAGCGCGACAACCGCGAGTGGCTGTCGCACCTGTGCACCGGCAAACGCGTGCTCGACCTGTGCTGCAACACCGGCGGCTTCGCGGTGTACGCCTCGGCGCGCGGAGCGACCGAAGTGGTGGGCATCGACATCGACAACGACGTCATCGAGATCGCCAAGGCCAACGCCCGCCTCAACAACGTGCGCCCGCGCTTCGTGCAGGCCGACATTTTCCCGTGGCTGCGCGATGCGGGGAACAACGGCGAGCAGTTCGACGTGGTCATCCTCGATCCCGCCAAGATGACGCGCGACCGCGAGCAGGTGATCCCCGCGCTCAAGAAGTACCTGGACATGAACAAGCTGGCGCTGGGCGTGGTGAAGCCGGGCGGCTTGTTCGCGACTTTCTCGTGCACGGGCCTGGTGAGCGAGGAACAGTTCCTCGACATGCTGCGCCGCGCCGCGTTCTACGCCGGCCGCACCGTGCAGGTGCTGAAGGTCTCCGGCGCGGGCGCCGACCATCCGTTCCTCGCCCAGGTCCAGGAATCGCGGTACCTGAAGGCAGCGTTCTGCCGCGTGCTGGATTGA
- a CDS encoding DUF2238 domain-containing protein gives MTASIARPPRPAEAWVLALLVAGALVVSGLLARDRTTWLMEVVWVILGLPFIAWRWKAFPLTLLLCVLLALHALVLIHGGMYTYAQTPLGFAMRDAFRAMGFDAVRNPWDRLGHFMQGFVPAILARELLVRCTPLRPGAWLAYLCVAAALSFSAFFELLEWWAALAMGADADAFLAAQGDVWDTQWDMFMCLCGAIASLLLLSRIHDRQLGLR, from the coding sequence AGCCTGGGTGCTCGCCCTCCTCGTGGCCGGGGCCCTCGTGGTCTCCGGTCTCCTGGCCCGGGATCGCACGACCTGGCTGATGGAAGTGGTGTGGGTGATCCTCGGCTTGCCCTTCATCGCGTGGCGGTGGAAAGCCTTTCCCCTCACGTTGTTGCTGTGCGTGCTGCTGGCGCTGCATGCCCTCGTCCTGATCCACGGCGGCATGTACACGTATGCACAAACGCCCCTGGGCTTCGCGATGCGCGATGCGTTCCGCGCGATGGGTTTCGACGCGGTGCGCAATCCCTGGGACCGTCTCGGGCATTTCATGCAGGGCTTCGTACCGGCGATCCTCGCGCGCGAACTGCTCGTGCGCTGCACGCCGCTGCGCCCCGGTGCCTGGCTGGCCTACCTGTGCGTCGCCGCGGCCTTGAGCTTCAGCGCCTTCTTCGAGTTGCTCGAATGGTGGGCCGCGTTGGCGATGGGCGCGGACGCCGACGCCTTCCTCGCGGCCCAGGGCGATGTGTGGGACACGCAGTGGGACATGTTCATGTGCCTGTGCGGTGCGATCGCGTCGTTGTTGCTGCTGTCGCGCATTCACGACCGGCAGTTGGGCCTGCGCTAA
- the rmuC gene encoding DNA recombination protein RmuC — translation MTMTLIVACVFALALGLAVGALLIKPKPATGDDTARIDAQMRTAALEGELQARAGEREELRAEIARLRERARDDATAIERARAEAEQAQRARAETEAFVRNAQNELSAKFTELAGKAFHERGQQFEQNVRVATGQSKADIELMLKPFADQLGAFRQRIDTVYGEESKERASLFGAVQELKTLNQDMATQASALARALKGNAKVRGDWGELMLESVLRSSGLEEGAHYERQHSSTDDEGRRLRPDIVIRLPGDRCVVVDSKVNLVAWEEAMNAETPEAQQEALRRHAVGLRQHVRDLADRNYPKALGDSALDVTVAFVPIEGALSAALGFDGELQSEAFGKGVVFASPNTLMAVLRVVERLWTKEKLQKQALEISKTGGLLLDSVINFLADFASVGTGLEDAAKAYRSARDRLEDSTQAVIPRARRLVELGVKGKKKLPTELLPDEIDLDPETLSDER, via the coding sequence ATGACCATGACGCTCATCGTCGCCTGTGTGTTCGCACTGGCGCTGGGGCTCGCCGTCGGCGCCCTGCTGATCAAGCCGAAGCCGGCCACAGGGGACGACACCGCCCGGATCGACGCCCAGATGCGCACCGCCGCCCTGGAAGGCGAATTGCAGGCCCGCGCGGGCGAACGCGAAGAACTGCGCGCGGAGATCGCCCGCTTGCGCGAACGCGCCCGCGACGATGCCACCGCCATCGAACGCGCACGCGCCGAAGCCGAGCAGGCCCAGCGCGCGCGCGCCGAGACCGAAGCCTTCGTGCGCAACGCCCAGAACGAGTTGTCGGCCAAGTTCACCGAGCTCGCCGGCAAGGCCTTCCACGAGCGTGGCCAGCAGTTCGAACAGAACGTGCGCGTGGCCACCGGCCAGTCGAAGGCGGACATCGAGCTGATGCTCAAGCCCTTCGCCGACCAGCTTGGCGCCTTCCGCCAGCGCATCGACACGGTGTACGGCGAGGAATCCAAGGAGCGCGCCTCGTTGTTCGGCGCCGTGCAGGAACTCAAGACGCTCAACCAGGACATGGCCACGCAGGCTTCGGCCCTGGCGCGCGCGCTGAAGGGCAACGCGAAGGTGCGCGGCGACTGGGGCGAGCTGATGCTCGAGAGCGTGCTGCGCAGCTCGGGCCTGGAAGAAGGCGCGCATTACGAGCGCCAGCACTCCAGCACCGACGACGAAGGCCGCCGCCTGCGCCCCGACATCGTGATCCGCCTGCCGGGCGATCGCTGCGTCGTCGTCGACAGCAAGGTCAATCTCGTCGCGTGGGAAGAAGCGATGAATGCGGAGACGCCGGAAGCGCAGCAGGAAGCGCTGCGCCGGCACGCGGTCGGCCTGCGCCAGCACGTGCGCGACCTCGCCGACCGCAACTATCCGAAGGCGCTGGGCGATTCCGCATTGGATGTCACCGTGGCTTTCGTGCCGATCGAAGGCGCGCTGTCGGCCGCGCTCGGCTTCGACGGCGAGCTGCAGTCCGAAGCCTTCGGCAAGGGTGTCGTCTTCGCTTCGCCCAATACGCTGATGGCCGTCCTGCGCGTGGTCGAGCGCCTGTGGACGAAGGAAAAGTTGCAGAAGCAGGCGCTGGAAATCAGCAAGACCGGCGGCCTGCTGCTGGATTCGGTGATCAACTTCCTTGCCGACTTCGCCTCCGTCGGCACCGGCCTGGAGGACGCGGCGAAGGCGTACCGATCCGCGCGCGATCGCCTGGAGGATTCCACGCAGGCGGTCATCCCGCGTGCGCGGCGCCTGGTCGAACTCGGCGTGAAGGGGAAGAAGAAGCTGCCGACCGAACTGCTGCCGGACGAGATCGACCTGGATCCCGAAACGCTCTCCGACGAGCGCTGA
- the mlaD gene encoding outer membrane lipid asymmetry maintenance protein MlaD: MAMRGPRLEFAVGAFLLLALASLLVLALASTNNKWGFGGHTYPLKARFSSIGQLRTSAPVKIGGVVVGQVSDISLDPVKFDSIVTLSIDDRYKDLPADTSAGVFTAGLLGESYVGLSPGGDVETLKTGDEIALTQSAVDLMQLVGKYMFAGGGEKPAAASTTSTPSDAPTEQSK, encoded by the coding sequence ATGGCCATGCGCGGTCCCCGTCTCGAATTCGCGGTCGGCGCGTTCCTGCTGCTCGCCCTGGCGAGCCTGCTGGTCCTGGCGCTGGCCTCCACCAACAACAAGTGGGGCTTCGGCGGCCACACGTATCCGCTCAAGGCGCGCTTCTCCTCCATCGGCCAGCTGCGCACCTCGGCGCCGGTGAAGATCGGCGGCGTCGTGGTCGGCCAGGTCTCGGACATCAGCCTGGATCCGGTGAAGTTCGACTCCATCGTGACGCTGTCGATCGACGACCGTTACAAGGACCTGCCCGCCGACACCTCGGCCGGTGTGTTCACGGCCGGCCTGCTCGGCGAAAGCTACGTCGGCCTCTCGCCGGGCGGCGATGTCGAAACCCTGAAGACCGGCGACGAGATCGCCTTGACGCAGTCGGCCGTCGACCTCATGCAACTGGTCGGCAAATACATGTTCGCGGGCGGCGGCGAGAAGCCGGCCGCCGCGTCCACCACGTCCACTCCCTCCGACGCCCCCACGGAGCAGTCCAAATGA
- a CDS encoding ATP-binding cassette domain-containing protein, with protein sequence MSASPDSPAVRITDLRLDRGGRTVLRDVALEVPRGSVTAVLGPSGSGKSTLLAALTGELVPAAGRVEVFGAAVPRSQRALLEMRKRIGVLLQGNGLLTDLTAAENVALPLRAHTNLPDPVIRRLVEMKLHAVGLRAAADLFPRELSGGMARRVALARALALDPPLMIYDEPLTGLDPIASGVVMSLVRRLNDTLGLTSIVVTHHVHETMPVADHAIVIANGRIVFSGTPDALAESRDPLVRQFLDGQPDGPIAFDTAARAPEAA encoded by the coding sequence GTGTCCGCGTCGCCCGACTCTCCCGCCGTCCGCATCACCGACCTCCGCCTCGACCGCGGCGGCCGCACCGTGCTGCGCGATGTCGCGCTCGAAGTGCCGCGCGGCAGCGTCACGGCCGTGCTGGGTCCCTCGGGCAGCGGCAAGTCGACGCTGCTGGCGGCGCTGACCGGCGAACTCGTTCCCGCCGCCGGCCGGGTCGAAGTGTTCGGCGCGGCGGTCCCGCGCTCCCAACGGGCGCTCCTCGAGATGCGCAAGCGCATCGGCGTCCTGTTGCAGGGCAACGGCCTGCTGACGGACCTCACCGCGGCCGAGAACGTCGCGCTGCCTCTGCGCGCGCACACGAACCTGCCCGATCCGGTGATTCGCCGCCTGGTCGAAATGAAATTGCACGCGGTGGGCCTGCGCGCCGCCGCGGACCTGTTCCCGCGCGAGCTGTCCGGCGGCATGGCGCGCCGCGTCGCGCTCGCCCGCGCGCTGGCGCTCGATCCGCCGCTGATGATCTACGACGAACCGCTGACGGGCCTGGATCCCATCGCGAGCGGCGTGGTCATGAGCCTGGTGCGCCGTTTGAACGACACGCTCGGCCTGACCAGCATCGTGGTCACCCACCACGTGCACGAAACCATGCCGGTGGCCGACCACGCGATCGTGATCGCGAACGGCCGCATCGTGTTCTCGGGCACGCCGGATGCGCTGGCGGAATCGCGCGACCCGCTCGTGCGCCAGTTCCTCGATGGCCAGCCCGACGGTCCCATCGCCTTCGATACTGCGGCGCGCGCGCCGGAGGCTGCCTGA
- a CDS encoding VacJ family lipoprotein codes for MDRPSVLVRAPFPRALIVGSLALCAHAALAQDIASPLSLPAPVTASVPAATSVSLPSATSIAPPAATSVDMPVAGTIQVPVASSVALPSGASVAMPAEGGVPTTAESDYDALYGTDATSSADDGLPAPAAQFEAFDPWEPFNRKMHAFNNGVDRHIAKPLAKFYMAVLPRPVRLGVSNFFSNLSQPLTMINSLLQGKPKEAAQALGRFTINTTLGIGGLFDPATEAKIPHNTEDFGQTLGVWGWKRSRYVELPLFGPRTVRDMFGMASDAPFGLTRQVDNDTVRWFLQGLNLVDVRTQLMSVDAMREGATDDYTLVRDAWLQRRNYQIWGDRTTQDDSSLPDYLRDDSNPDVPVDAIPITPMDGGR; via the coding sequence ATGGATCGCCCCTCCGTACTTGTTCGCGCGCCCTTTCCGCGTGCGCTGATCGTCGGTTCCCTCGCCCTGTGCGCGCATGCGGCGCTGGCGCAGGACATCGCGTCGCCGCTTTCCCTGCCCGCGCCGGTGACGGCGTCGGTGCCTGCCGCGACGAGCGTGTCGCTGCCGAGCGCAACGAGCATCGCGCCGCCGGCTGCCACCAGCGTCGACATGCCCGTCGCCGGCACCATCCAGGTGCCTGTCGCTTCGAGCGTGGCACTGCCGTCCGGTGCCAGCGTCGCGATGCCTGCTGAAGGCGGTGTGCCGACCACGGCCGAATCCGATTACGACGCGCTCTATGGCACCGATGCGACGTCCTCGGCCGACGACGGGCTGCCCGCGCCAGCGGCCCAGTTCGAAGCGTTCGACCCGTGGGAGCCGTTCAACCGCAAGATGCATGCGTTCAACAACGGCGTCGACCGCCACATCGCCAAGCCCTTGGCGAAGTTCTACATGGCGGTGCTGCCGCGTCCCGTGCGCCTGGGCGTGAGCAACTTCTTTTCCAACCTGTCGCAGCCGCTGACGATGATCAACTCGCTGCTGCAGGGCAAGCCGAAGGAAGCGGCGCAGGCGCTCGGGCGCTTCACGATCAACACGACGCTCGGCATCGGCGGCCTGTTCGATCCGGCGACCGAAGCGAAGATCCCGCACAACACCGAAGACTTCGGGCAGACGCTTGGCGTGTGGGGATGGAAGCGTTCGCGCTACGTCGAGCTGCCGCTGTTCGGGCCTCGTACGGTGCGCGACATGTTCGGCATGGCCAGCGATGCGCCGTTCGGCCTGACGCGCCAGGTCGATAACGACACGGTGCGTTGGTTCCTCCAGGGCCTGAACCTCGTGGACGTGCGCACGCAGCTGATGTCCGTGGATGCGATGCGCGAAGGCGCCACCGACGATTACACCTTGGTGCGCGATGCGTGGCTGCAGCGCCGCAATTACCAGATCTGGGGCGACCGCACGACGCAGGACGACTCGTCGCTGCCGGATTACCTGCGCGACGACTCCAATCCGGACGTGCCGGTCGACGCGATCCCGATCACGCCGATGGACGGCGGGCGCTGA